The following is a genomic window from Phalacrocorax carbo chromosome 19, bPhaCar2.1, whole genome shotgun sequence.
TTATTTTTACCCCTACCTAAGACTCTTGTCGTTTCCTCTACTTTTTGAAGGGGTCTATGGTGATGTGCAGAGGGTGAAGATCTTATTTAATAAGAAAGAGAATGCCCTAGTTCAGATGGCTGATGGAAACCAGGCCCAGCTTGGTAAGCAAGCTTAAAAGTATCAGACTGTTAGCGTTGAGACATAATGGGTAATTAAAGCTTTGATATCAGTActttcttctcttaaaaaaaaaaaaaaaaaagaccccaaatcTGAATGTGTCCATGCACTTAATTGCTTGCCTGCATAGCAGTATGGATTTGGGGCAGCTCTGGAAAAGTAGGGATCGTTTGTGCAAGATGATCTAGAGGGAAAATAGAACAAACAATATAAAAAGGCAGAGTAATGATGATGCCTGTCGCGCAGCTCCTGGAGGATCCAGTAGCTGCATAGGGAAGAACTAGACTGACATTCTAGCTTTGActtaaatgaacaaaaccaaaatacccCTGTAGTCAGCGCTGTCTTTAACTGTTGCAGCCATGAGCCATTTAAATGGTCAGAAGCTTCACGGGAAACCAATCCGCATAACACTGTCCAAGCATCAGACAGTGCAGCTTCCCCGCGACGGACAGGAGGACCAAGGTCTGACGAAGGACTATGGGAACTCTCCTCTGCATCGCTTCAAGAAACCAGGCTCCAAAAATTTCCAAAACATCTTTCCCCCTTCTGCCACTCTTCATCTGTCCAATATTCCGTAAGTATCTGCACGGAGCGTTCCTATATGGCTGAGTATAAAAATGCCCGCAAATTTAGCGAGGGATTAAATATGGTCAGCCCTTTGCTGCTAGCAGGGGGAGAGCTTGTCCATCTTCCTGGTGTTCCTCATGGCCAGGAAGCTGCTGGTGGAGGCCCTGATGAGAATTGGGGTTTAGAGATCAGTTTAGTCTTTCAATGTACATTTGATTGGAAAAACTGTTTGTTTCAGACCTTCAATAACTGAAGAAGACCTTAAGATGTTGTTTTCAAGCAATGGTGGGATGGTCAAAGGATTCAAATTCTTCCAGTAAGTGTTTTCTTTTGCGTCCTGTCTGTACAGCGGGCTTTTCAGTATGAGAAGGGTAGAAGCACGTAGTTCTGATTGAATTCCAACTGAGGCTAAGTGAAGGGTGATCGGAATCCTCACTAATATAATATTTGACTCTCTGGAATAAAGAATTCCAGAGTAACCCTGGGCTGAGTGCATGGTGAGTGTGAGCTGGTGAAGAAAACTACGGTAGCTGAGCGAGAAGTTTGGGTATGCATGTTTGTCATATAGACGTACCCTTCCATATAAAAATAGAGCATATTGCAGTTACCCAGGTAGTTCATTTTCTGCTGGCCTTGCTGAGCGCTAAGAAAACTTGCATCCAGTTAGACAAACTCTATATGTGGACGCACTGAACGTGACTTAAACTTCTGTCTTGTCAGGAAGGACCGTAAAATGGCTCTGATCCAGATGGGCTCTGTGGAAGAAGCCATTCAATCACTCATTGACCTCCATAATCATGACCTGGGTGAGAATCATCACCTGCGTGTGTCCTTCTCGAAGTCCACCATTTAAAGCTTTGGAAGGTGTGAGAGACAAAAATGGACTTGACTTAAAACCTCTTGGGTTCAGCCTTGACCTTAAAAGGCTGAACGCTAGGGTTTCAACTTCCAtcattccagaaaaaaagccactttaaaaatgcagctgaagtGACCTTAAAAGaccagagattttatttttttaaagagaaatcagTTTACcggtttttaaaaaaaaaaatctaattcatATTGCTAACCTTGCGGTGATGGGTAACAATCTTGACTgttcaaataaaaatcacaagTTAAAGTTTACACTTTGGAACCTGCTCTGGGAaattcccctcccctcctgctccttctccctCAAAAAGCAGATCCTAACAAGCTTATCAGGTTTCACATTgatgccttttttattttctttacccATCCATGCCTTGAAAGACCTAAAACCACTGTGTAAATTCACTTTAGCGCCTTGTGAGTCAGGATTTTGCAAAATGCGTGGTGTACAGGAGCTCCCAACTCGCCCAGCACAAAAATAAGTTGCATTGATCCTACCTTAACTGTGCATCTGCTGTCCTGTGCCTTAAATCTTTTACTTCTTTGGGGAAAACATCTGAGCTGTAGGGAGTGGATTGGGAGAGTTGAGGGGAACGAGTGAGCTCCGGCTTACTGGATCAGCTTGTGGTAGTGAAGGACAAGTGAAGCTGGCAAAGTGGATAAAGAAAATATTGGGCTTTGACTCTTCAGGCAGTTGTACCCCACTGTCCGTGAAACGTCTCAATCTGCATAGTATCATGTGTCTTCATGCCACTTTCCGATCGGCTGGCGGTTGATCGCCATCCGCAAACCTTCAAGTGGGAGTTGTTTAAGATCCTTTGTCCGTAACATTCAGACTGAGTGGAAAGGTCTGGGTGGGGAAGCGTTCCCAAGACCAAATTACATTCCATTGTCAATAGCAAGTCAACAGGCTCTGCCCTTCGAGAGCATTGATCAAGATACAAAATTAACCACTGATGGACGCTTGTGAAGACGAATCATTAAGAGTTTGTCAAaattatgtgtgtgtatatatatatctaaataCTTGGCTAGGATTTGAAGAATTATCGGATATCCCACATCTAGAGAGGTGTTCATGTGAGTCACCTTCGTGCCCCTAATTTGAGATTAACAAGACCAACGTAGCTCTGCCGTCATTCTTATAGCATGTCTTCAGCATTtgagctttttgttttaattcttgtaTTATACTTTTTGATGCCGTTGCTGTCATCTGTGCCTAGCAATATTTCCAGTTGACCAAATATTCTAATCTCTTTATATGCAAAAGAAATAGTTTAAGTACCTTTTTATAGAATGATAAGATGGTATAAACGTAATCTAAATTTACTCCTTTGTGGTATTACCCTTGTATActgtacttattttttttttttttttgtaattgaaGCTGTAGGACAGGAATTTAGTTACCAGGCTGAGGTCATGACTGAGGATGAGTAATGTAATGAAATCGATAAAACACGTTaagcaaagcagatttttaaagcaaagtgtTTGAGAGAACAAGCACAAATAGCTTGTGAATTTAAGTAAAAGGACCCAGGCTAaagtttttacctttttaacCTATAAGCCCAGATCTTAAGTTATAGGAAGGGAATTTATTAAAAGTAGAATGCAGATCGTGTTTTCCCAATGATAcaactatgattttttttttttttttctggcttacAACTCTTTCCCGGGCCATTCTGCCTTCTGTTTGTGTAATCCAATGTTGCCTTACATTTCCCTCTAACCTGCAACCTGTTCGGATGCAAAATAACAAGAATCTTGTactttttttcagggtttttctgCAAATTGTGGAccaaagtttgttttttaattgtcttaGTGTTGCAAGTTATGATTTCCTTGCTTAGTGTGGGAGCTCTTGACTTGCCTAGCACTGAGTGTTTGGAAAAGTCTTAACTTTTCTTAGTTCCTCCCTGAGCTCTTGAGGATGTGAATTATGCTGGAGAAGCGTGTGAAGTCCGAGCGAGGGTTCGGCTTGGGTTGCTGGCGTGGGATCGGGGATCCTCGTCTGCCTTAGTCTTTGGCTTGTGGCTGAGGAGTGTGACACCACCTTCAGTGAAAGCGTTGCCCCAGCTGAGCTGAGAAAACTTCCAGCTGACGAGTAGACGCTGGTTTCAGTTACCTCTAAATCTGAGTAAGCCTGTTAACGGAGCCTTGTGATCTGCCTCTGCGGAAAGCTCCGTGTTTCCTTGCCAGGATCTCACGTCCAGGAGGGCACGTTCAGGGTGTCGTGGTGGTGGTTGTCAATCTGCTcatctcccttcccccccaagGCAAAGACCggtccctcctgcagccagggagcGCTGGCGGCTCGGCCGCGCGCCCGAGCGCGCCGCAGGCAGCGCTTTCCGGGAGGGTCCGGGCGCAGCCCGAGCGGAACAGCTGCGGTTTAACCTTCTGAATGCGTTCAGTCGGCCTCACCCAGGACGCTGGGAAGAGGCTGATTGGAATGAAACCTGTCTGGGGGCCTTTAACGGTGATTTGGTCAACCCACAGGCTCTatgtattttgcaaaatgcaAGCAAATGAATTGAGGTAACCCCGGAACCCAGGCAATCGTGGGTTTTTCCTTTGGATCCCTGTGTTTGCATGTAAAGAATGTGAGTAACAAAAGGGTGtacatatttataattttttatacCTGTTGTAAGACATGAGGGGGCAGCAAAACCCAGTTTTTTATGGTGAACAGATGTATTGTATATTTTGATAACAGCTATTCCAGGTTCAGTATTGTGgaaggtggggtggggagggtaaGCATACACAACATCGGAATTCCATTGCCTCTTTCAAAGAATGTTTGtaatgcaaagaaatgaaattaaaactattttataaCAACCTTTGTACCTTTCTGTAGCTCCATTATTTACTGTTCAGATTGTAGAAAGCAGTTATTGGCCAGTCTGTACTTGTGCTTTCAATaaatttcttctgtattctTTGCTTCTGATTTTCCTATCTTTTTATTGTGCCtattttgcttctgatttttcccttctcatgtAATTCCAGCTGCCTCATGTTATATCACTTTGACCCTTCACATACCTCTGGGCTGGCAGAGCGCTTGTCCCTGTCGGCACCTCCGTGCGGAGCGAGGGGTGACGAGGCAGGGCTGAGCCTGGAGGGGTGGCTGTGGCACACGCGTCCCTTCCACTGCTCGCGCTCCCGCCCTCCGGGGCCTGGGTGAGGTTCAGAGGTATGAGGTTGTAGGGCCTTCACTGATGCTCTGCCTTTGTCACACtccaacacttttttttttacttcatgttCCTAAACTTTCCATGTATTCCAGCTAATATCCATGAAATAACCCACTTTCAAGTCAAACACGTACTACTCTCTGTAGTTTTGTGCTTTAGATGTGTCACGGCTCTCTGCCTAGCTGGATGCAGCGCCCTTTCGCGGCCGCCGGAGCAGGCGCCGGTCCTCGTTGCGCTCCCGGTACGAAGCACTGGGGTCCTTGGGGGCTGCGCTAATGCGCGATACCCcggccctgctggccacacctgGGGGCCGAGAAGCCCCCCGAGGAGCCGGGCTTTTCCTCACAGGTTGGGTTTCTCACCTGCACACTCAACGTGGTTAAAACGCCTTTCCAAAAGGGAGCGTTCCCCGAGGTGGAGCTCGGAGCGCAGGTGGCTGCGGCCGGTGTGCCCCAGGCTCTGCTTTGGAGGGAGGCAGCGGGAGCAGGGACGAGAGGTCGCCCCGGGGAGGGCAGCTGGTGGGGTCCCTCggtggggggaggtgggggtgcTCCCCCAGAGCCCACCCTGGGCCCCTCGGCGGGTGGCAGCCAGCACGCTGTGCCCTCGCACCCCGCAGGCTCGGCGCTGCAGAGCTCCCAAGGAGCGGTGAGGGGCGCAGCACCCCGCTGCCCGGCCTCCCCCCAGCGCTGctctggggctgagctgggaacGCCGGCGCCCCTGGGAGGGCAGCCCCTGTtttcagggagagaaagaaTGGATGGGCTGAGCTGGTGCTTCTGCGGCGCTGCCGTTTTCTGTCCGCCGGCCGCGGTGCCTTTGTGCTGAGCGCATTAGCATTAACCACAAGCTTGTTCCGTTGGCATCTGGGTGCCGACGGGCCTCCGAGGGGTCCTGCGGGAGCCTCGGGCTGCTCAAAGAGATCACTGTTGTTCCTTGAAAGTGTAATGGGATTTGTAACAGCTGCCTCTTCCCTCGCCTGTCTCGATGCTTGTGTGAAAGTAGGGCTGAGCTGTCGGCCCCGCGGGAGCGGCAAGTTAATTGCTCCTGGTTTGGTTCAGCGAGTTCTCGCTCCCGCACGCCCAGGGCTCGGCCGCTCCGGGTGGCACCCGCTGCTCCTCTTTGATTTTCTCGATAACGCTGGTGGCCCTTAATGCCGGGAAGGTTGTTGCAACCTCATCTTCCCGAAAGGAGCAGCGAAGCGCCGCCGGCGTCCGTGGCACCTCCTGCCCTAGCCCAGCCTCGCTCGGGAGCCCGctgccggcccggcccggccgctcCTGGTGCTCCGGCAGGTTCAGGGAAATGTAAAGCTACAGACAGCGACGCCTGCATTCGCTTCTCCTGGTGGGGGGAAAACCAGGCAGCGCAGCAGGGAGCCCAGGCACCGGCGCCCTGCGGAAGGCGAGGCCTGCAGCGCTGTCCTCGCCCAGCGCGGCGGGATCCCTGTACCCGTCCCTGTCCCTCTCGGACAAGTAATGAATTGCTAATTAGCTGCCTGGTGCCATAATTATGGCCTCCCGGCTCTTGCTGCAGGCAAAGCAAATATCGATTGTGGGGTGGATGCATGTGATGGGCTGGGTCACCATGGGAACGGCAGCAGATGCCTGGCGCGGGACGGATCCTGCCCGTGGCTCCGCGCTCCCGTCCCTCCCCGTGGTGGAGACCCCCGAGCTCCCATCCCTCCCCGTGGTGGAGACCCCCGAGCTCCCGTCCCTCCCTGTGGTGGAGACCCCCGAGCTCCCGTCCCTCCCCGTGGTGGAGACCCCCGAgctcccatccctccctgtGGTGGAGACCCCCGAGCTCCCGTCCCTCCCCATGGTGGAGACCTCCAAGCTCCCATCCCTCCCCGTGGTGGAGACCCCTGAGCTCCCGTCCCTCCCCGTGGTGGAGACCTCCAAGCTCCCGTCCCTCCCCGTGGTGGAGACCCCCGAGCTCCCGTCCCTCCCCGTGGTGGAGACCTCCAAGCTCCCGTCCCTCCCCGTGGTGGAGACCCCCGAGCTCCCGTCCCTCCCCGTGGTGGAGACCCCCGAGCTCCCGTCCCTCCCCGTGGTGGAGACCTCCAAGCTCCCATCCCTCCCCGTGGTGGAGACCCCTGAGCTCCCATCCCTCCCCGTGGTGGAGACCCCCGAGGGCCGTTCCTGCAGCCGCCGTGCCACCCGCGCTGACCCCTGAGTGCTCCTGCACCGCAGAGCCAGCTCGTACCTGTGCGGGTAATTAGGCCACCCCGTCTGGCAGCGGGGGGAGCGTCTCTAAAGGTGTCTTTAATGGGAAAATGCCGACGCAGGGAAACCTGGATTGTTTTCAGCAGGAGTACGCTGGGCTCGCCAGCTCTCTGGGTCAAACGGCTCTTCCCTATGAAAAAGGCTGGGCTCTCCGAGCACCCTCAGCATCTCCAGGTATGGAAAGTGGATTTAGGGAACTTGGCtgaacccccccagccctgccagcgcCGCTGCCGCTGCTCCGAGGGTGCCCCTGCTGAGGAGCCTGAGCGCCCCGGCTGCGAGGGCCGCTCCTGCCCCCGCTCGTGCGGCCGGGCCTCAAACAATATTTGCCGAAGCCAGGCTTCCCCTGTTGCCAAGCGTCCTTCGCGTGGGCAGCGTCTTGCGAAGGGCTTCAGCGGCGCTCTGCAAAGCGTGCGGGAGGAGACGGGGCCCCCCACGCTGGCGCTCCCCAAGTGACGATGCGGCTTTTCACGCAGAAGTGCTGTCACGCATCTCTCTCGCTCTAAAGCGCAGAGTTGAGGGAAGCGAATCCCGCCGCTCGCTGGGACCGGCGCTGGTGCCTTCCCTTTAATCCGGCGTCGCTATTTCACAAGGCTGTGAGGGAATCTGCGTTTCTGCCCAGCGCTCCAGGAGCAATTAGCAACTGGGGTCTGGTTAAGGAGGCGACCCCTCCTCTCgcctcctccctgcagctggaaggGGCTCACAAAGCGGGTACCCCCGGCTGGGGGGGAGCAAATAAAGCACGGGGGGGGCGGAGAGGGGTAAGCGGTGCCCGTCAGGTGTATCAGGGCTGGATGCAGGATTGGGCCCCTGCTTGTCACAAAGCTGGGTGCTTCTGCTGCTCTACGCCTCAGTGGTCACGGGGGTGTGCGGGAGGGCTCCTGGCAGAGGATGTCCCGGGTGGAAAAGGTTGGGTCACCGTTCAAGGCACGCTCGCTCTCCCAAGGCAGGGTCCCGGACGGAGCCggtgccagcagagctgggctcagGCAGCGCGTCTCGCACCAGCCCGGCCCTGCCTGCTCTCTGAGGGCTCGGTAGGAGACGTGGCCCCTCTCAAAGCCACGGGGCCAGGGTGCTCGTGCAGAGCCCCTGCTGCAGCTTCCAGCCATGCCCAgtcccctgcccgccccggccccctgCCCGTGGGGTGATGGGCTTGAGGGGATGGGGTCTGGCAGCCCCCTTGGGATCCTGTTTccttctgcctgcagccctgggcaggggccaggaggaggagaatgaggATGAGGATGCTCCCGCTCCCTCCCGGGCCCCCGTGGGTCCCCAGGCAaggcggcgggggctgccggggggggctgggggctgcgggagcggcgcggggcTGGCAGTCGCTATGGAAACCGCTGGGTCAGAGGCAGCGTGAAGCGGCGTCACACGCCATCGACGCCATCGCTCACCGCAATGAGCCGTGAGAGCGGCCGTGTGGGGCTGCGGGGGATGTAGGGCCCCCGCAtcgccccttcccccccaccaaGCGCTGCCAGAGCAAGGCGTCTGTCCCGGCCAGCCTCGGCCGTCGCTGGCGGCTGTTTCACCTTCTGGGTCATCGTACCAAGGCTGgaagcagcagcctggagcACCATGGCCCTCGCGCTGCTGCCGGCTGGTGTTGGATGGGGGGGGTCCAACCCATTAGCCGGGGAGGCACAGCCCACCGGtgcccccgccgcagccccccacgCCTCGAGCTGCTGCCATCAATCCTCCTGGTAATCCCCGGGTGGCTTTTCCAGCACCGAGTCAGGGTTATGCTGGATAATCCATATGTTTGCAAGGCGGAGGCTTTGGGATATCCACTGCTAATCCAATTGGCAGCAGCGGTTCGGTGCCATCGTCACATCGCCCTGCTCCTGAGGCTGCCCCTGCCGCTGCACCCCAGGCTGGGACGGCTCCGGCGCGGCACCGTGGGGCTCAGCCCCGCTCCGTGGCAGCTCCCGCGGGCTGTGGAGCAAAGCCTCGACTCCACGTTGCTCCGCAGCTCCTGCCAACCCCTCTGAGCAGCCACGCCTCGGTCCGTCGGCTCTGCCCGCTGGACAAGAGCGGTGTGGCGGCTCTCCTGTTGTGCTCCCGTGtgcttcagctgcttttccacCTCCTCTGCCCAGCCCTTCCTGCTCTCCcggctgtccccgtccccgcccGCGGCGCTCCCCTGGGAAGGCTGTGCGCGGTGGGCCCCTGGGTGATTTACAAGCCGTGACAAATGGGAGCAGATGCTCGTCCGCGCTGGGGCCGGGTCACGCGGGGTTTCGCCGCCACCATACGGAGATGGGTCTGGGGGAGGCGGTGGCACGGGAGGACACCAAATGAGGTCGCCGAGTGTCTGCTTCGCTGCTGCCTCCGCTGCCGGTCCCTGCCCTTGGGTTGGCATCGTCCCTGCCGGGGCGCCGCTGGCCGCTCTTGCGGGAGGCCAGGGCACTGGGCAGGGGTCGCCGGGCCTCGTGGCTGTGCCACCGCTGGCGGTGACACGCGGGAGCCCAGCGCGATGCTGGAGCCCACGTTGCCACAGCAACGCGGCGGGAAACTGCAGCAGCGGCACTTTCTTGCTGCGGCAGGAGGattgttggggggggggggggcaggtcGTCTTGGTGCACTGGGCCCCTCCATCCCAGGGCTTTGCAGGACGCTTGACAAGGCAGCGATGCCCTGGGGTCATGCAGACCCCCTCCCTTCGCTCCCTGGGGTGTGATGGTGTGCCCAGCGCAGCGTGCAGCCCCCTCCTTATCGCAGGGCAGCCGATGGGGGGGGTCTCGCGTTGAGCTGTAGTAACAGAATTGCTTGTGCTTGCCTGAAGGTTAATGGTCTGGGGAGCCTGGAAGGGCTTTAACCCAGCCCgtggaagggagaggaggaccTTGAGCGCCTTTCAGAGGGGTGGGGGCCCCGTCCGGCTGCCTCTCCCCTGGGAAGGGGGGGTCACACGGTGCATTAGCAGCATCACACCCTCCCGCGGCGCTGGGCTGCTTGGCCATGGTGACATGGTGACATGGTGAGCAGGGGCCCCCTGCTCACACCGCTGCCCGAGCCCACCACAGCTCTTGGCAGCGCTGGGGCTCTCCTGGCTGTCAGACCATGGCACTCACCTGCCTGGGGCCGCCCCACGGACACCAGTGAGCCCCTGTCCCGCCCCCCAGCAGCTGTGGCACCAGTggcccctcctcccccctcctgGCGAAGGAGCCCAGCCACAGAACATCCACAcgtttatttgcttttcaaaccACAGCAGTTCCAGCCATTGCCCGACTGATGCGTTCACAGCTTGGagacccccccatccccccaaaaCCTCCGTCCCCTGGCCAGGGCTGCTACTCCTGGGGACAGAGCTCGGCCCTGGCTCCCCGCTGTGCCAGCCCCAGACCCTGCGCCCCCACCTCAACGCCCACCCTCTACTTCAGCCCATGCAGTATTTACAGCCCCGGCGTGCCCAGAGCCCCTGGGCAAAccaccccctcccagcaccGTCCCCCCTCGCCCTCCCCCAGCATGGACCAGTGGTGCAGGATGGGGGTCTGGGACAACTCCTGCCGCGTGGCTCTTGCAGGACCCCCAGCATCCACAAACCCCGACACGAGCCAGGACCCATTGCCCCATGggagcccccctgccccaggaccCCTCAATCCAGGTCCCCCCAAAGCCCTTCAGCACCACTTGCTCCCCACCCACCCGCCTTGTACGTGTCTAGAGCCAGAATAAATTAACCCCTCAGAAATGTCAGCACCTATgttagagagaaaaagaaagtcaaaaGTGCTTGGAGCCACCCGGCCTTGCAAGCTTTGGGGGCAGAGacccccaagcccccccagCTGCCCGGGCAGGAGTGGGGTCCCAAGTTAGGGTCCCCCCACACACATCTTGGCTGGCTCAGGGGCCGGCGTGACCGTGCTCTGCCACATCCTTGTGCTGCTCGGTCGCCCCGATGCCAAAGACAGCCCTGTCTTGATGCCCCCCCCAGCAGAGAGGGACCCCAGCATTATGGAGCCCCCCccgagctggggcaggggagcagggggggCTGGGCACGGGGAAGGCAATGGGGGCTTAGTCCTTAAACCTCCGGCTGGCTTGCATTTTCTTGTAGTAGTGGTCCACCTCGCTGTCCGCCTGCCCGTCCCTCTCGGCCGGCTTCCTCCGCAGCGTGGACTCCCGGCTGGCCGTGCCCAGCAGCCCCTCGGGGGGTgcctccccccgctccccgctgccccccatCGCCCCCGGGATGGTGGCCAGGCTGCCGTAGCGCGGCTCGTCCTGCTCCATGTCGCTGACGGAGGAGCCAGGGGACACGCCGGCGCTCTTGGCCGGGCGGAAGCCGCGGAAATCCTTCCCCATCTCGCCCAGCTCGTAGGCGTccggcccctcctgccccttcgGCCCCGACTTCCACTCCCAGGGCCCGTTGCCGGCGGAGAGGTGGACGACGGGGTGGTGGGGGGCGTGGGCGTCGATGGTGATGATGCTGGAGCTGTCCCGCTCCGAGGGCGAGCGGTACTGGGAGGAGTcagagctggtggaggaggaggacgtCTCCGAATGCTTCGGGGTGACGGAGACCATGCTCTGCTGCTTGGACATGGCGATGACCTGCATCAGGCGCGGGGGGTTGGCCACCCGCTGCGCCCCTCCCTTCTCCGCCACCATCACCCACTTGGCCCGCACGGCCGCCCCGCTGCCAGCCGGGACGCCGGCGCCCGCCTGGCTCTCCTCGGGGATGTGCACCAGCTGCGAGGCGCCCGGCCGGGGCTGGATGAGGACGCGGGGCCCCATGGCCGCCCGCTCGGCCGAGCGCGCTTGCACCGTGGGGTAGAGGGAGGGGGGGACGTCCTCGCCGGCATCCCCCGCGCCCCGGCCATGTGCCGCCTCCTCCGCCAGCGTCATGCTCCGGCCCTCCAGCGACTTCTGCTTCCACTCGGTGATGAGCTGCTTGGAGCGGGAGGCGTCCACGGGGACGTGGATGGTCATGTGGCGCCGCGCGGGGTCGTCCATGGAGGGGGTGTTGACGCGGGGCAGGGTATTGCTGAAGGTCACCATGTTCTCCTTGCCCATGGGGCTGCGGGGGGCCAGCAGGTCCACGTCCACGCTGGCCCGCttcaggctgcccagagagttCTTCTCCCGCGGCACCGGCCGCGTCGCCTCCTCCAGCTGCGTCTGCGGGTTCAGCTCGTCCGTGCTCACCGACTTGTTCTGGTGGTAGACGGAGTCGTGGCCCCGCTGCGTCAGCGCCCGCAGCGCGTCCTTGGCCGGGGCCGGTGCCGGGACCCTCTCTGTCGGGGCACGGAAGTTGCCGACGGCGTGGTACGCCTGCGGGAGGGGGCGCACGGGGTCAGCCCCGCAACCGGGACCGTGGCCCACACCCAGCGTCCCTCCCTCCCGAGCCACCGCAGCTGCCTCGAGGGCAGGGACCGGCACCCACCAGGTAGGCGGCGATGCCGGAGCCGATCAGGAAGCCCACGTAGACGTCGGCGGGGTGGCTGCGGTACTGGGTGATCTGGGTCAGGCCGCAGATGCCGGCGGCGATGGCAAAGGCGAAGACCAGGATGGGCTTGAGGAGTTTGGTGCTATCCGAGATAATGGAATTGAAATACATCTGGTGGCGATGACAATGGGGCGGGAACGGGCTGTTAGTTGCAGCTCATGGCACTGGCACCCGCCGCCATCACGGCGCCGcagcctcccccctccccagcccccggccACGCAGAGAGCTCTTGGGTGCAGGTGGAGCTGCAAGTGCCTGAGCGAGCATGGGTGAGAAGCCGcgcgcgcccccgcgccccagCACGAGCACCGAGCACGCGTGTGGTGGGCAGAGCTTGTCTGTGCCGACAGGagagggatgctgctgcccCGAGCCGGCTCATGCAGGGCCGagagccaggcagcaccaggaaCTCACCGACACGTAGACGGCAGCGAAAGCCGAGAGCGTTGCGTGCTGGGACGGGAAAGTCTTCCTgcaggggagatgggggggtgCGGTTGGGATGGGGCGGcgcagctggggcagggcatGAGGGTTGGAATTGAGGCGGCGTGGGTCTCCCCCCGGCACATACCTGGCGGAGAGGATGGCGTGCTTGTCCGTGCCCGAGCAGATGTCCTGGGTGATGTAGGGGTTGGCGTCGCAGGGGGTGCCCAGCAGCGTGTAGTTGGGCTTGCAGACGGTCAGGAAGAAGGGTGCGTGGTAGCCAGTGGCCAGCTGGATAACGTCCGTCACCAGGGCCGTGGCACAGAGACCGAACACATGGACACCTGGCAATGGCAGGAGCAGGACAGCGGGTCGCCCCCTGTCCCACATGGCACCCAGGGCccacccagccctggggcacccacagctgctgggaagggtGCAGTGC
Proteins encoded in this region:
- the PLPPR3 gene encoding phospholipid phosphatase-related protein type 3 isoform X4; the encoded protein is MLLCHHRPHQAREKGSSPKSPPRPPGRAGAPRTPSGGAQGGGAARRDPGTCPKTMIPPKEKARAPKDSMTLLPCFYFVELPIVASSIVTLYFLELTDLFKPAKVGFQCYDRALSMPYVETNEELIPLLMLLSLAFAAPAASIMVGEGIVYCLQSRLKGRAGAEGSINAGGCNFNSFLRRTVRFVGVHVFGLCATALVTDVIQLATGYHAPFFLTVCKPNYTLLGTPCDANPYITQDICSGTDKHAILSARKTFPSQHATLSAFAAVYVSHQTPQAHPGLRLCHRRRHLRPDPDHPVPQPPRRRLRGLPDRLRHRRLPGVPRRRQLPCPDREGPGTGPGQGRAAGADAAGPRLRLPPEQVGEHGRAEPADAAGGGDAAGAAGEELSGQPEAGQRGRGPAGPPQPHGQGEHGDLQQYPAPRQHPLHGRPRAAPHDHPRPRGRLPLQAAHHRVEAEVAGGPEHDAGGGGGTWPGRGGCRRGRPPLPLPHGASALGRAGGHGAPRPHPAPAGRLAAGAHPRGEPGGRRRPGWQRGGRAGQVGDGGGEGRGAAGGQPPAPDAGHRHVQAAEHGLRHPEAFGDVLLLHQL